The following DNA comes from Mycobacteriales bacterium.
CTTGCCGGCCAGCGCGCCCGGGTCGAGCCGGTCCGGCATGCTCTCGCCCAGCGTGAGGCAGCGGTGCGCGGTGAGGAACGGCACGCCGAGGCACGCGCCCAGCTCCAGCGAGGCCCCGGCCGGCAGCAGCACCGCCTGGCGCTGCGGCACCACCGTGAACTGCGCGGCCGTACCCCAGGGTCGTCCCTGGGCCGCCTCCCAGATCCAGACCGGCTGGCCGACGACGGCAGCGTCGACGCCGTTGCCGACCGCGTCGACGATGCCCGCGCCGTCCTGGTTCGGGATCTGGAAACCGGCGTCGCCGATCGGCCGGCTCCGCCGCGCCTTCCAGTCCGTCGGGTTGATCCCGGACACCCCGACCCGGACCCGGAGCTCGCCCGGGCCCGGTTCGGGCACGTCCCGGTCGGTCAGCTGAAGGACGTCCGGGTCACCGTTGCTCGTGTACACGATCGCCTGCATGAGCCTCTGTCTACCCCACCCCATCCGGGGCACGCGCTGGGGGGAACGCTCGTCACACCATGTACTGGTCGTGCCTGCGGAGGAACTCGGTCGTCTCCTCCGGACCCGGCGTCCGGCCGGAGGCGGCGATCTCGGCCAGCCCCTCGAAGTAGGCCTCGCGCGGGGCTCCCGGCGTGAACAGCAGCAGCATCGAGGCCGGGGCGCCGGACTCGTTGCGGAACGCGTGGATCCCGCCGGGCGGTACGAAGTGGAAGTCGCCGGGCACGGCGTCGACCCACTGCGTCCCGTCGTACAGGCGCACGGTGCCGGTCAGGACGTAGAACGACTCGGTGATCGTCCGGTGGAAGTGCGGCTCGGGGCCGCTGCGCGGGCCGGTCATCTCCCAGCGGTAGAGGCCGAAGTCGCCGCCGGTGCTCGCGCCGGTGGCGAGGTAGTGCACGTCGACGGCGGACAACACCAGGTCGGGCTCGGCGGCCGCGGCGCGCGCGGTCGCCGAGGTCGCACCGCCGTCGCCGAGGTATCGGGGTTCGGGGTACGACATCGCCCGACCCTAGAGGGTGTGCGCGAGGACCGGGCCGCATTACCTGTCAGGTAATCGCGCCGCCGCACCGCACCGTCCACAGTGGTCTGCGTCAAGGACGTACGACGACGGAGGAGATCGCGATGAGCGACGTGACGACGACGGTGGACACCTACCTGTCGGCCTGGAACGAGACCGACCCGGCCCGGCGGGCGACGCTGGTGGAGCAGGTCTGGGCCCCGGAAGGCACGCTGACCGACCCGCCGATGGCGGCCGAGGGGTACGCCGGGATCAGCGACCTGCACGCGGCCCTGCAGGGACAGTTCCCCGGGCACCGGTTCCGCCGGTCGAGCGCGGTGGACACCCACCACGACCGGTTCCGGGTCGGCTGGGAGCTGGTCGGCCCGGACGGTGCGGTCGCGCTGGCCGGCCTGGACGTCGGCGAGCTCGCCGCCGACGGCCGGCTGCGGGCCATCACCGGCTTCTTCGGCGACCTCCCCACACCGTGATCCCCACCGCGGCCGGCCGCGCCCGTCCCGCGGCGGCCGGCCGCGCCGCCCTTGCGACGGCCGGGCGCCCGCCCGTGACGGCCGGCCGGGTCACCGCGACGGCCGGTCGGCCGCCCGCGACGGCCGGTGGGCCGGCGCTGGGGGATAGCCTGCGGCGGGTGGGGACGGAGACCGCGGACCGCACGGGATTCGGCGCGTTGCTGCGCCAGTGGCGACAGCGCCGCCGGGTGAGCCAGCTCGATCTCGCCCTGGCCGCGGACGTCTCCGCCCGGCACGTCAGCTTCCTGGAGACCGGCCGGTCCCGGCCCAGTCGGGAGATGGTGCTCCGGCTGGCCGAGCGGCTGGACGTGCCGCTGCGGGACCGCAACCCGCTGCTGCTCGCGGCCGGGTTCGCGCCGTCCTACCCGCAGCGGGCGTTCGAGGACCCGGTGATGTCGCCGGTGCGGGACGCGGTCGGCGCGATCCTGGCCGGCTACGAGCCGTACCCGGCTCTCGCGGTCGACCGCGGCTGGGACCTGGTCGCGGCCAACGCCGGCGTCGCCGTGCTCACCGTGCCGGCGGCGCCGGAGCTGCTCGCCCCGCCGGTGAACGTGCTGCGGCTGTCCCTGCACCCGGACGGCATGGCCGGCCGGATCGTGAACCTGGCCCAGTGGCGGCACCATGTGCTCGGCCGGCTGGCCCGGGAGGCCGCCGCGAGCGCCGACGACGGGCTGGCCGAGCTGCACCGCGAGCTCGCCGCCTACCCCGGCGGCAGCGAGGCCGGCGGGCCCGAGCAGTCGGTCGCGGTGCCGCTGCGGTTACGGGTGGACGGTCGCGAGCTGAGCTTCCTCAGCACGGTCACCACGTTCGGCACCGCCCTGGACATCACCGCGGCGGAGCTCAGCATCGAGGCGTTCCTCCCGGCGGACGAGGCGACCGCCGAAGCCCTGCGACGAACCCTCTAGTCCAGCGGCAGCTGCGGCGCCAACCGCCGCAGCGACCGGTACGTCGGCACCAGTGCGTCGTACAGCTCGGCGAAGACCGGCCGCAGCGACGCGTAGACCCCGCTGGCGGACGCGTCCGGCCGGACCGTGTCCTCGATCCGGACCAGGTCCGCGGCGACGTCGATCGAGTCGACCAGCCCGAGCGCCTGCATGCCGAGCAGCGCCGCGCCGAAGCCGGACCCCTCGTGCCCGGCCGGGAACTGGACGTCCATGCCGAGGGTGTCGGCCAGGATCTGCCGCCACAGCGGGCTGCGGGCGAACCCGCCGGTGGCCCGAATGGACCGGACCTCGTTGCCGGCCGCCCGCATCGACTGCAGCACCAGGGCGAGCTGCTGGCAGACCCCCTCGATCGCGGCCCGGAGCAGGTGCTCGCGCCGGTGCTCCCGGGTCAGCCCGATGTACGCCCCGCGCGGCAGCGCGCTCCAGTGCGGCGCCCGCTCGCTCAGCAGGTACGGCAGCATGATCAGCCCGCCGCACCCGGCCGGGACCCGGCCCGCCAGTTCGAGCAGGGCGGAAGGATCGGCGCCGATGTCCGGCGCCAGCGCGGACCCGGCCCAGTCCAGCACGATCCCGCCGTTGTTGATCGCGCCGCCGACGACCCAGCGGTCCGCGGTGAGGGCGTAGCAGAACACGCCGCCGAGCGGGTCGACCGCCGGCTTCTCGACCATCACCCGCAGCGCGCCGCTGGTGCCGATCGAGCAGGCGGCCACGCCCGGGTCGACGGCGCCGAGACCGAGGTTGGCCAGCGGGCCGTCACCGGCTCCGACCACCACCGGGGTCGCCGCCGGCAACCCGAGCCGGTCGGCGACCGAAGTGGACAGTCCCGGCAGGACCGTCGTGGTCGGCACCAGCTCCGGCAGCTGCTCGGCCGTGATGCCGGCCAGCTGCAGCGCCTCGGAGTCCCAGGACAACGTCGAGATGTCCATCAGCCCGGTCCCGGACGCCAGCGAGTGGTCGGTCACCAGCGCGTCGCACATCCGGGACAGCACGAAGTCCTTGATCCCGACCCAGGACGCGACCTGCTCGTGCAGCTTGGGCTGCTGCTCGCGGAACCACATCAGCTTCGGTAGCGGCGCCATCGGGTGCACCGGCGTCCCGGTCCGGCGGTGCAGTGCCAGCCCGCCCGGCGTCGCCCGCAGTCGCTCCGCCTGCGCCGACGCCCGCGAGTCCGCCCAGGACAGCGACGGCGTCAGCGGCGCGCCGTCGGCGTCCAGCCCGATCAGCGTGTGCATGGCCGAGCTGAACGACAGCCCGGCCACCGGACCGTCCACTTCGGACACCACTTCCCGCACCGACGTGACCACCGCCTCCAGGATCAGGGCCGGGTCCTGCTCGGCCCAGCCCGGGTGCGGCTCGTCCAGCGGATAACCGGCCGAGGCGCTGGCGACCTCGGTCCCGCCGGTGTCGTACGCGACCGCCTTGGTGCTCGTGGTCCCGAGATCGACCCCGATCACCACGCCGGTCATATGACGAGGTTGAGCAGCAGGACACAGATCAGGCCGACGACCGAGATCAGCGTCTCCATCACCGACCAGGTCTTGATGGTCTGCCCGACTGTCAGCCCGAAGTACTCCTTGACCAGCCAGAAGCCGGCGTCGTTGACGTGGGAGAAGAACAGCGAGCCGGCGCCGATGGCGAGCACCAGCAGCGCGACCTCGGGCTTGTCCATGCCCGCGGCCAGCGGGGTGACGATGCCGGCGGCGGTGATGGTGGCGACGGTGGCCGAGCCGGTCGCGAGCCGGATCCCGACCGCGACCAGCCAGGCCAGCAGCAGCGCGGAAATGTTGGCATCCTTGGCCCAGTCGGCGATCACGTCCCCGACCCCGGCGTCGACCAGGGTCTGCTTGAACCCGCCGCCGGCCGCGACGATGAGCAGGATGCCGGCGATCGCGGGCAGCGCGCCCCCGACGGTGCCGGAGATCCGGGCCTTGTCCATGCCGGAGCCGAGACCCAGGGTGACCATCCCGAACAGCACGCCGGCCAGCAGCGCGACCACCGGGTTGCCGATGACCTCGAGGAACTGCCGCGGCTCGGTGCCCTCGTCCAGGGCGATCTCGCCGACCGCGCGCAGCAGCATCAGCAGCACCGGCAGCAGCACGGTCGCCACCGTCGCCCCGAACCGGGGCCGCCGGCGCGGACCGCCGACGTCGGTCGTGTCCGGGCCGCCGGTGCCCGCGTCGGTCCCGGTCACGTCGGCCTCGGGATGGGTGATGTCACCGGCGCCGGTGCGGGCGGAGCCGCCGGTCCGGGAACCGGCGGACCCGACCGCGGCTGGCGTACGGTCTGCCGCGTCGAGCAGGGCCGGCGCGTGCACCGGGACGTACTTGGTGATGAACGTGCCGAACAGCGGCCCGGCCACGATCACGCACGGAATGGCGATCAGCAGACCGAGCGCCAGGGTGGTGCCGAGGTCGGCGTTCAGGACGCCGATCGCGGCCAGCGGCCCGGGGTGCGGCGGGATGAACCCGTGCAGCACGGACAGGCCGGCCAGCGCCGGGATGCCCACCCGCATCAGCGGTTGATCGGTCCGGCGGGCGACCAGCAGCACGATCGGGATCAGCAGCACGACACCGACCTCGAAGAACAGCGGGATGCCGATGAGGGCGGCGGCACCGGCCATCGCCCACGGCAACGCCCCGCCCGACACCTTGTCGGTGATGGTCTGCACGATCCGTTCGGCCCCGCCCGAGTCGGCCAGCAGGCCGCCGATCATGGCCCCGAGCGCGATCAGCAACCCGACGCTGCCGACGGTGGAGCCCAGCCCGGCCACGAAGCTGTCGACGGTGGGCGTCGGCCCGAGCCCGGCCACCAGGCCGAGCACCGCCGAACCGAGGATCAGGGCCAGGAAGGGGTGCATCTTGGCCCAGGTGATCAGCACCACCACCGTCGCGATGCCCAGCAGCGCCGCGAGCAGCAGCACGCTGTTGTTGGTGGAATGGGCCGCGGCCGCCGCGAGTGTCATCCGCGTCTCCTCGTCGTCGGGGGACGCTTCTGGTCTGCCCGCTGTGCCGGCGCGACACTCACTCCCCGGTCAGCCGAGGCGGTCGGCCTTGCGGACTACCCACCAGGCGCCGGGCAGCGCGACCCCGGCGATCGCGGCCTTGACGATGCCGCCGACGATGAACGGGGTGAACCCCGCGCTGACGGCCTGGGACGCGCTCAGGTGCGCCGCGACCGCCAGCCACGGCACGCCGATCGCGAAGATGACCAGCTGGCCGAGCGCGAACAGCGGCAGCGCCCGGGTGATGCGCCGGTCCTGGCCCTGCCGGGCCGCCAGCCCGATCAGGTACGCCGCGGGCAGGAACCCGATGATGTAACCGCCGGTGGCGCCGAAGACCACGTGCAGCCCGCTCGCGGCGTCGGAGTAGAACGGCAGCCCGACCGCGCCGAGCACCAGGTAGAGCGCCTGACCGGCGAAGCCGCGGGCCGGGCCGAGCGCCGCCGCGGTGAGCACGACCGCGAGCGTCTGCCCGGTGATCGGCACCGGCGAGCCGGCGACCGGGATCGCGACCTGGGCCAGCAGCGCGGTGAGCAGCGCGGCGCCGGTGACCAGGATCGCGTCGCGGACGCGGGCTCCCGGGATCACATCGGCGAGCACGAGCGTGCGGGCGGGTCCACGGGCAGGCAGGGACGCGGCGGTCGCCATCAAATCCTCCGGTACGTCTGGGTGCGAGGCCTCCCGATCCTGCCCGATCACCGCTGTGCAGCGCTGGCGGGGACTTCCTTTGCCCAACTATGGTGTTCGTACGGGTTCCTGCCCGAGGAGTACCGATGGTCCGGTTCCGTTGCGCGTCCGTGCTCGTCGCGTTCGTGCTCGCAGTGAGCGGGATCGCACTCCCGGCATCGGCCGCCGGCGTCACGGTGGCCGGCGGGGACGTGCTCGCCCGGGCCGGCGGCAGCCGCTGCACGCTCGGCTTCACCGTCACCGGCCGCGGCATCCTGGCCGGCCGCTGCGGCCCGGTCGGCACCCGGTGGTCGGCCGGGACCACCTCGGTCGGCGTGGTCAGCACGGTGTTCGCGAGCACCGGGCTCACGCTGATCAGCATCGACAACCCGGCCGTCGTCCAGCTGCACGGGGTCCGCAACGGCGCCGCGCTGATCCCGATCAGCGCGGCCGGGACGTCGTTCGTCGGCCAGTCGGTGAAGGAGCTGTCGCCGGTCACCGGGCTGCACTCGGGCACGGTCACCGCGCTCAACGCGACCGTGACGTTCCCCGAGGGCACGATGACCGGCCTGGTCCGCAGCACGCTCTGCCCGGACACCGGCGGCACCGGGACGCCCGTCTTCAGCGGCTCGACCGGCCTGTCGATGGTGGTCGGCGGCGCCGGCAACTGCACCTCCGGCGGCACCACCTACAGCCAGCCGATCGCCCCGCTCCTGGCCCAGACCGGCCGCGCCATCTTCTAGCCGCCGGGCCGCACCAGGCCGGTCTCGTACGCGTGGACGACCGCCTGGGCGCGGTCGCGCAGCCCGAGCTTGGCCAGGACGTGGCTGACGTGGGTCTTCACGGTCTGCTCGGCCACCACGAGCCGGTCGGCGATCTCGGCGTTGGACAGCCCGCGGGCCAGCAGGAGGAGCACCTCGCGCTCCCGCGCGGTCAGCTCCGGGGTGCCGCGGGGCGACATCGACGGGGTCAGCCCGGCCGAGACGACCTGCTCGACCAGCCGCCGGGTCACCGAGGGCGCCAGCAGCGCGTCGCCGGCGGCGACGATCCGGACCGCCTCGGCCAGCTCGGCCGGGCGGGCGCCCTTGAGCAGGAAGCCGCTCGCTCCCGCACGCAGCGCGCGGTAGACGTACTCGTCCGCGTCGAAGGTGGTCAGGACGAGAACCCGCGGGCCGGTCATCTTCTCGGTCGCGGTCAGGCCGTCCATACCCGGCATCCGGATGTCCATCACGACCACGTCGGGGGTGGTCCGGTCGGCCTCGGCCAGCGCGGCGGCGCCGTCCGCGGCCTCGCCGACGACCTCGATGTCCGGCTGCGCGCCGAGCAGGGCCGCGATCCCGGCCCGCACCATCTCCTGGTCGTCGACCACGACCACCCGAATAGTCACCCGTCCCCCTGCCCCCGCGACACCCCGGACGGGTCCGGCCCCGCGCCGGACGGGCCCGGCTGGTCCAGGGGCAGGGCGGCGTCGACGCGCCAGCCGCCGTCGGGTCGCGGTCCGGCGTCCAGCCGGCCGCCGACCAGGGCGACGCGCTCGCGCATGCCGGCCAGACCGTACCCGCGACCCGGGACACCGTCGCCCCCGGCGGAGTTCACGACCGTGACCCGCAGCGAGCCCGGCTCGGTGCCGACGGTGACCGAGGCCGACGCCGACGGCGCGTGCCGGCGGACGTTGCTCAACGCCTCCTGCACCAGCCGGTACGCGGTGAGCTGCACCGCCGCCGGCACCTCCCGGTCCGTCCCGGTCACCGTCAACGGCACCCCCCCGACGAGCGCGGGCAGGTCGGCCAGCCCCGGCAGCGGCGCGGTGCCGGAGCCCGCGCCGGGATCGCGCAGCACGCCCAGCACGTGCCGCAGCTCGGTCAGCGACTGCCGCGCCGCCTCCGCGATCGCGTCGAACTCGGCCGCGACGGCGGGGGAGACGTCCGGCAGCCGGTGCGGCGCGCTGTCGGCCCGGACCGTCACCACCGACAGCCCGTGCGCGATGACGTCGTGCAGCTCGCGGGCGATCCGGGCCCGCTCCCGCAGCACCTCCCGCTCGGCCTCGGAGTGGAGCACGTTCTGCCGCGCGTCGGCCCGGCCGCGGACCAGGTACCCGCCGGCCAGCGCGGCCGCCGTCAGCGCCAGCGCCGGCAGCAGTCCGGCCCACCGGCCCCGGTCCGGCGCGACCAGCAGCGGGACCGCGCCGGTCGCGACCACCGACGCCCACACGCCCGCCAGGGCCGGCGGCGACATCCGGGCGCCGAGCACGGCCAGCACCGGCAGCGCCGCCAGCATGCTGGTCACCGCCCAGGGCCAGGGCTCGTCGGCGCTCACCGGCCGGGTCGCGACCGCGGTCAGCACGGTCGCCGCCAGCGTCCCGGCCCAGGCGACCAGCGGCCGGGACCGCGCCAGGGCCAGCGGCGCCGCCCGCAGCAGGCTCAGCCCGAGCGCGGCGACCAGGCCCAGCCGGTAGTGCTGGTGCAGGTCGAGCGAGCCGAGGCCGAGCACGGCAGCGGCCAGCAGCGCGAGCAGCGTGATCGGGTTCCGCACGGGGGACACGGTCTCAGACCTGGTGGACCCAGA
Coding sequences within:
- a CDS encoding helix-turn-helix transcriptional regulator, with amino-acid sequence MGTETADRTGFGALLRQWRQRRRVSQLDLALAADVSARHVSFLETGRSRPSREMVLRLAERLDVPLRDRNPLLLAAGFAPSYPQRAFEDPVMSPVRDAVGAILAGYEPYPALAVDRGWDLVAANAGVAVLTVPAAPELLAPPVNVLRLSLHPDGMAGRIVNLAQWRHHVLGRLAREAAASADDGLAELHRELAAYPGGSEAGGPEQSVAVPLRLRVDGRELSFLSTVTTFGTALDITAAELSIEAFLPADEATAEALRRTL
- a CDS encoding gluconokinase, encoding MTGVVIGVDLGTTSTKAVAYDTGGTEVASASAGYPLDEPHPGWAEQDPALILEAVVTSVREVVSEVDGPVAGLSFSSAMHTLIGLDADGAPLTPSLSWADSRASAQAERLRATPGGLALHRRTGTPVHPMAPLPKLMWFREQQPKLHEQVASWVGIKDFVLSRMCDALVTDHSLASGTGLMDISTLSWDSEALQLAGITAEQLPELVPTTTVLPGLSTSVADRLGLPAATPVVVGAGDGPLANLGLGAVDPGVAACSIGTSGALRVMVEKPAVDPLGGVFCYALTADRWVVGGAINNGGIVLDWAGSALAPDIGADPSALLELAGRVPAGCGGLIMLPYLLSERAPHWSALPRGAYIGLTREHRREHLLRAAIEGVCQQLALVLQSMRAAGNEVRSIRATGGFARSPLWRQILADTLGMDVQFPAGHEGSGFGAALLGMQALGLVDSIDVAADLVRIEDTVRPDASASGVYASLRPVFAELYDALVPTYRSLRRLAPQLPLD
- a CDS encoding SLC13 family permease, which codes for MTLAAAAAHSTNNSVLLLAALLGIATVVVLITWAKMHPFLALILGSAVLGLVAGLGPTPTVDSFVAGLGSTVGSVGLLIALGAMIGGLLADSGGAERIVQTITDKVSGGALPWAMAGAAALIGIPLFFEVGVVLLIPIVLLVARRTDQPLMRVGIPALAGLSVLHGFIPPHPGPLAAIGVLNADLGTTLALGLLIAIPCVIVAGPLFGTFITKYVPVHAPALLDAADRTPAAVGSAGSRTGGSARTGAGDITHPEADVTGTDAGTGGPDTTDVGGPRRRPRFGATVATVLLPVLLMLLRAVGEIALDEGTEPRQFLEVIGNPVVALLAGVLFGMVTLGLGSGMDKARISGTVGGALPAIAGILLIVAAGGGFKQTLVDAGVGDVIADWAKDANISALLLAWLVAVGIRLATGSATVATITAAGIVTPLAAGMDKPEVALLVLAIGAGSLFFSHVNDAGFWLVKEYFGLTVGQTIKTWSVMETLISVVGLICVLLLNLVI
- a CDS encoding histidine kinase, yielding MRNPITLLALLAAAVLGLGSLDLHQHYRLGLVAALGLSLLRAAPLALARSRPLVAWAGTLAATVLTAVATRPVSADEPWPWAVTSMLAALPVLAVLGARMSPPALAGVWASVVATGAVPLLVAPDRGRWAGLLPALALTAAALAGGYLVRGRADARQNVLHSEAEREVLRERARIARELHDVIAHGLSVVTVRADSAPHRLPDVSPAVAAEFDAIAEAARQSLTELRHVLGVLRDPGAGSGTAPLPGLADLPALVGGVPLTVTGTDREVPAAVQLTAYRLVQEALSNVRRHAPSASASVTVGTEPGSLRVTVVNSAGGDGVPGRGYGLAGMRERVALVGGRLDAGPRPDGGWRVDAALPLDQPGPSGAGPDPSGVSRGQGDG
- a CDS encoding biotin transporter BioY; the protein is MATAASLPARGPARTLVLADVIPGARVRDAILVTGAALLTALLAQVAIPVAGSPVPITGQTLAVVLTAAALGPARGFAGQALYLVLGAVGLPFYSDAASGLHVVFGATGGYIIGFLPAAYLIGLAARQGQDRRITRALPLFALGQLVIFAIGVPWLAVAAHLSASQAVSAGFTPFIVGGIVKAAIAGVALPGAWWVVRKADRLG
- a CDS encoding cupin domain-containing protein, which gives rise to MSYPEPRYLGDGGATSATARAAAAEPDLVLSAVDVHYLATGASTGGDFGLYRWEMTGPRSGPEPHFHRTITESFYVLTGTVRLYDGTQWVDAVPGDFHFVPPGGIHAFRNESGAPASMLLLFTPGAPREAYFEGLAEIAASGRTPGPEETTEFLRRHDQYMV
- a CDS encoding nuclear transport factor 2 family protein, with translation MSDVTTTVDTYLSAWNETDPARRATLVEQVWAPEGTLTDPPMAAEGYAGISDLHAALQGQFPGHRFRRSSAVDTHHDRFRVGWELVGPDGAVALAGLDVGELAADGRLRAITGFFGDLPTP
- a CDS encoding S1 family peptidase; its protein translation is MVRFRCASVLVAFVLAVSGIALPASAAGVTVAGGDVLARAGGSRCTLGFTVTGRGILAGRCGPVGTRWSAGTTSVGVVSTVFASTGLTLISIDNPAVVQLHGVRNGAALIPISAAGTSFVGQSVKELSPVTGLHSGTVTALNATVTFPEGTMTGLVRSTLCPDTGGTGTPVFSGSTGLSMVVGGAGNCTSGGTTYSQPIAPLLAQTGRAIF
- a CDS encoding response regulator transcription factor, with translation MTIRVVVVDDQEMVRAGIAALLGAQPDIEVVGEAADGAAALAEADRTTPDVVVMDIRMPGMDGLTATEKMTGPRVLVLTTFDADEYVYRALRAGASGFLLKGARPAELAEAVRIVAAGDALLAPSVTRRLVEQVVSAGLTPSMSPRGTPELTAREREVLLLLARGLSNAEIADRLVVAEQTVKTHVSHVLAKLGLRDRAQAVVHAYETGLVRPGG